In Brassica napus cultivar Da-Ae unplaced genomic scaffold, Da-Ae ScsIHWf_1507;HRSCAF=2103, whole genome shotgun sequence, one DNA window encodes the following:
- the LOC111212481 gene encoding dynamin-related protein 5A isoform X1: MANSNSYLTTPTKTPSSRRNNQSNSKMQSHSQDPATSESRSRFEAYNRLQAAAVAFGEKLPIPEIVAIGGQSDGKSSLLEALLGFRFNVREVEMGTRRPLILQMVHDVSALEPRCRFQDEDSEEYGSPIVSATAVADVIRSRTEALLRKTKTAVSPKPIVMRAEYAHSPNLTIIDTPGFVLKAKKGEPETTPDEILSMVKSLASPPHRILLFLQQSSVEWCSSLWLDAVREIDSSFRRTIVVVSKFDNRLKEFNDRGEVDRYLSASGYLGENTRPYFVALPKDRSTVSNDEFRRQISQVDMDVIRHLREGVKGGFDEEKFRSHIGFGSLRDFLESELQKRYKDAAPATLALLEQRCSEVTDDMLRMDMKIQATSDVAHLRKAAMLYMASISNHVGALIDGAANPAPEQWGKTTEEERGESGIGSWPGVCLDIKPPNAVLRLYGGAAFERVIHEFRCAAYSIECPPVSREKVANILLAHAGRGGGRGVTEASAEIARTAARSWLAPLLDTACDRLAFVLGSLFEIALERNLNQNSESDEKKAENMDGYVGFHAALRNCYSRFVKNLAKQCKQLVRHHLDSVTSPYSMACYESDYHQGGAFGSYYKPNQASGIGSFCFELSDTGRDEPMKDQENIPPEKSKAQETTPGKGEETHITVPETPSPDQPCEIGYGLVKKEIGNGHHHDGGGARKRVARMGGNRNIQPLRIQNGEGGLLFGTMENGMKSSSAYTEICSSAAQHFARIREVLVERSVTSTLNSGFLTPCRDRLVVALGVDLFAVNDEKFMDMFVAPGAIDVLQNERQQLQKRQKILQSCLTEFKTVSRSL, encoded by the exons ATGGCGAATTCAAACTCATACCTTACCACACCCACTAAAACCCCGTCTTCACGTAGAAACAATCAGTCTAATTCGAAGATGCAATCTCACTCCCAGGATCCGGCCACTTCGGAGTCTAGGTCACGGTTCGAAGCCTACAACCGTCTCCAAGCAGCCGCCGTCGCTTTCGGTGAGAAACTTCCGATACCGGAGATCGTAGCCATCGGTGGTCAATCAGACGGCAAAAGCTCTCTTCTCGAAGCTCTCCTAGGGTTCCGATTCAACGTCCGCGAGGTCGAAATGGGGACGCGCCGTCCTCTgattctccagatggtccacgATGTATCTGCGTTAGAGCCGCGGTGTAGATTCCAG gATGAAGATTCGGAAGAGTATGGAAGTCCGATTGTTTCGGCTACAGCAGTAGCGGATGTGATTAGGTCTAGAACGGAGGCGCTTTTGAGGAAGACGAAGACTGCAGTTTCGCCAAAGCCGATTGTGATGAGAGCTGAGTATGCTCATTCTCCCAATCTCACCATCATCGATACTCCTGGCTTTGTTCTTAAG GCAAAGAAAGGAGAGCCTGAGACCACACCTGATGAAATTCTATCGATGGTCAAGTCACTGGCTTCTCCTCCACATCGCATCCTCTTGTTCCTTCAGCAGAGTAGTGTGGAGTGGTGCTCTTCTCTGTGGCTTGATGCTGTTCGTGAGATTGACTCAAGCTTCCGGAGGACGATTGTTGTTGTCTCCAAGTTTGATAATCGCCTCAAG GAGTTTAATGATCGTGGTGAGGTTGATCGTTACCTCAGTGCTAGTGGGTACCTTGGGGAGAACACTCGTCCTTACTTTGTGGCCTTGCCTAAAGACAGGAGCACTGTCTCAAACGATGAGTTTCGCAGACAGATATCTCAGGTGGACATGGACGTTATAAGGCATTTGCGTGAGGGTGTCAAGGGAGGATTTGATGAAGAAAAGTTCCGTTCTCATATTGGTTTTGGGTCTTTAAGAGATTTCTTAGAGTCTGAGCTTCAGAAGAGGTACAAGGACGCTGCTCCAGCAACACTAGCTTTGCTTGAACAGCGATGCTCTGAGGTAACTGATGATATGCTGAGAATGGATATGAAGATTCAGGCTACTTCTGATGTTGCTCATCTCAGAAAAGCTGCAATGCTATATATGGCTTCTATTAGCAATCATGTG GGAGCTTTGATTGATGGAGCTGCAAATCCAGCACCTGAGCAATGGGGGAAAACAACCGAAGAAGAACGTGGCGAGAGTGGTATTGGAAGCTGGCCCGGCGTGTGTCTGGATATTAAGCCGCCTAATGCTGTTCTTAGACTCTATGGAGGAGCCGCTTTTGAAAGAGTCATTCACGAGTTCCGCTGTGCTGCCTACTCCATCGAGTGCCCTCCAGTGTCAAGAGAGAAG GTAGCAAACATTCTGCTAGCTCATGCTGGGCGGGGAGGTGGTAGAGGAGTAACAGAAGCTTCAGCAGAGATTGCTAGAACCGCAGCACGGTCGTGGCTCGCTCCTCTTCTGGACACAGCCTGTGACAGGCTTGCCTTTGTGCTAGGAAGTCTCTTTGAAATTGCTCTCGAAAGAAACCTGAACCAAAACTCAGAAT CAGATGAGAAGAAAGCTGAAAATATGGATGGATACGTTGGTTTTCATGCTGCTCTACGGAACTGTTACAGTCGTTTCGTGAAGAATCTTGCGAAACAGTGCAAGCAACTAGTAAGACACCATCTTGATTCGGTGACGAGCCCATACTCCATGGCCTGCTATGAGAGTGACTACCACCAAGGAGGAGCTTTTGGCTCTTATTACAAACCTAACCAAGCCTCTGGTATTGGTTCGTTTTGCTTCGAGCTCTCTGATACAGGGCGTGATGAGCCAATGAAAGATCAAGAAAACATTCCTCCTGAgaagagtaaggcccaagagaCAACACCAGGGAAAGGAGAGGAAACACATATAACAGTCCCTGAGACACCATCACCAGACCAGCCATGTGAGATAGGATATGGTTtggtaaagaaagagattggcAATGGTCATCATCATGATGGTGGTGGAGCCAGAAAAAGAGTGGCGAGAATGGGAGGAAACAGGAACATACAGCCACTTAGGATTCAGAACGGAGAAGGTGGGCTTCTGTTTGGTACCATGGAAAATGGAATGAAATCAAGCTCTGCTTACACTGAGATATGTTCATCAGCTGCACAACATTTTGCTAGAATACGTGAAGTTCTTGTGGAAAGAAGCGTAACGTCGACCCTAAACTCAGGGTTTCTAACACCTTG CCGAGACAGGCTAGTGGTTGCACTTGGTGTGGATTTGTTTGCAGTAAACGATGAGAAGTTCATGGACATGTTCGTTGCACCTGGAGCTATTGATGTGCTGCAAAACGAACGTCAACAGCTTCAGAAACGTCAGAAAATTCTTCAGTCTTGCTTGACTGAGTTCAAAACCGTGTCTCGTTCATTGTAA
- the LOC111212481 gene encoding dynamin-related protein 5A isoform X2, translating into MANSNSYLTTPTKTPSSRRNNQSNSKMQSHSQDPATSESRSRFEAYNRLQAAAVAFGEKLPIPEIVAIGGQSDGKSSLLEALLGFRFNVREVEMGTRRPLILQMVHDVSALEPRCRFQDEDSEEYGSPIVSATAVADVIRSRTEALLRKTKTAVSPKPIVMRAEYAHSPNLTIIDTPGFVLKAKKGEPETTPDEILSMVKSLASPPHRILLFLQQSSVEWCSSLWLDAVREIDSSFRRTIVVVSKFDNRLKEFNDRGEVDRYLSASGYLGENTRPYFVALPKDRSTVSNDEFRRQISQVDMDVIRHLREGVKGGFDEEKFRSHIGFGSLRDFLESELQKRYKDAAPATLALLEQRCSEVTDDMLRMDMKIQATSDVAHLRKAAMLYMASISNHVGALIDGAANPAPEQWGKTTEEERGESGIGSWPGVCLDIKPPNAVLRLYGGAAFERVIHEFRCAAYSIECPPVSREKVANILLAHAGRGGGRGVTEASAEIARTAARSWLAPLLDTACDRLAFVLGSLFEIALERNLNQNSEYEKKAENMDGYVGFHAALRNCYSRFVKNLAKQCKQLVRHHLDSVTSPYSMACYESDYHQGGAFGSYYKPNQASGIGSFCFELSDTGRDEPMKDQENIPPEKSKAQETTPGKGEETHITVPETPSPDQPCEIGYGLVKKEIGNGHHHDGGGARKRVARMGGNRNIQPLRIQNGEGGLLFGTMENGMKSSSAYTEICSSAAQHFARIREVLVERSVTSTLNSGFLTPCRDRLVVALGVDLFAVNDEKFMDMFVAPGAIDVLQNERQQLQKRQKILQSCLTEFKTVSRSL; encoded by the exons ATGGCGAATTCAAACTCATACCTTACCACACCCACTAAAACCCCGTCTTCACGTAGAAACAATCAGTCTAATTCGAAGATGCAATCTCACTCCCAGGATCCGGCCACTTCGGAGTCTAGGTCACGGTTCGAAGCCTACAACCGTCTCCAAGCAGCCGCCGTCGCTTTCGGTGAGAAACTTCCGATACCGGAGATCGTAGCCATCGGTGGTCAATCAGACGGCAAAAGCTCTCTTCTCGAAGCTCTCCTAGGGTTCCGATTCAACGTCCGCGAGGTCGAAATGGGGACGCGCCGTCCTCTgattctccagatggtccacgATGTATCTGCGTTAGAGCCGCGGTGTAGATTCCAG gATGAAGATTCGGAAGAGTATGGAAGTCCGATTGTTTCGGCTACAGCAGTAGCGGATGTGATTAGGTCTAGAACGGAGGCGCTTTTGAGGAAGACGAAGACTGCAGTTTCGCCAAAGCCGATTGTGATGAGAGCTGAGTATGCTCATTCTCCCAATCTCACCATCATCGATACTCCTGGCTTTGTTCTTAAG GCAAAGAAAGGAGAGCCTGAGACCACACCTGATGAAATTCTATCGATGGTCAAGTCACTGGCTTCTCCTCCACATCGCATCCTCTTGTTCCTTCAGCAGAGTAGTGTGGAGTGGTGCTCTTCTCTGTGGCTTGATGCTGTTCGTGAGATTGACTCAAGCTTCCGGAGGACGATTGTTGTTGTCTCCAAGTTTGATAATCGCCTCAAG GAGTTTAATGATCGTGGTGAGGTTGATCGTTACCTCAGTGCTAGTGGGTACCTTGGGGAGAACACTCGTCCTTACTTTGTGGCCTTGCCTAAAGACAGGAGCACTGTCTCAAACGATGAGTTTCGCAGACAGATATCTCAGGTGGACATGGACGTTATAAGGCATTTGCGTGAGGGTGTCAAGGGAGGATTTGATGAAGAAAAGTTCCGTTCTCATATTGGTTTTGGGTCTTTAAGAGATTTCTTAGAGTCTGAGCTTCAGAAGAGGTACAAGGACGCTGCTCCAGCAACACTAGCTTTGCTTGAACAGCGATGCTCTGAGGTAACTGATGATATGCTGAGAATGGATATGAAGATTCAGGCTACTTCTGATGTTGCTCATCTCAGAAAAGCTGCAATGCTATATATGGCTTCTATTAGCAATCATGTG GGAGCTTTGATTGATGGAGCTGCAAATCCAGCACCTGAGCAATGGGGGAAAACAACCGAAGAAGAACGTGGCGAGAGTGGTATTGGAAGCTGGCCCGGCGTGTGTCTGGATATTAAGCCGCCTAATGCTGTTCTTAGACTCTATGGAGGAGCCGCTTTTGAAAGAGTCATTCACGAGTTCCGCTGTGCTGCCTACTCCATCGAGTGCCCTCCAGTGTCAAGAGAGAAG GTAGCAAACATTCTGCTAGCTCATGCTGGGCGGGGAGGTGGTAGAGGAGTAACAGAAGCTTCAGCAGAGATTGCTAGAACCGCAGCACGGTCGTGGCTCGCTCCTCTTCTGGACACAGCCTGTGACAGGCTTGCCTTTGTGCTAGGAAGTCTCTTTGAAATTGCTCTCGAAAGAAACCTGAACCAAAACTCAGAAT ATGAGAAGAAAGCTGAAAATATGGATGGATACGTTGGTTTTCATGCTGCTCTACGGAACTGTTACAGTCGTTTCGTGAAGAATCTTGCGAAACAGTGCAAGCAACTAGTAAGACACCATCTTGATTCGGTGACGAGCCCATACTCCATGGCCTGCTATGAGAGTGACTACCACCAAGGAGGAGCTTTTGGCTCTTATTACAAACCTAACCAAGCCTCTGGTATTGGTTCGTTTTGCTTCGAGCTCTCTGATACAGGGCGTGATGAGCCAATGAAAGATCAAGAAAACATTCCTCCTGAgaagagtaaggcccaagagaCAACACCAGGGAAAGGAGAGGAAACACATATAACAGTCCCTGAGACACCATCACCAGACCAGCCATGTGAGATAGGATATGGTTtggtaaagaaagagattggcAATGGTCATCATCATGATGGTGGTGGAGCCAGAAAAAGAGTGGCGAGAATGGGAGGAAACAGGAACATACAGCCACTTAGGATTCAGAACGGAGAAGGTGGGCTTCTGTTTGGTACCATGGAAAATGGAATGAAATCAAGCTCTGCTTACACTGAGATATGTTCATCAGCTGCACAACATTTTGCTAGAATACGTGAAGTTCTTGTGGAAAGAAGCGTAACGTCGACCCTAAACTCAGGGTTTCTAACACCTTG CCGAGACAGGCTAGTGGTTGCACTTGGTGTGGATTTGTTTGCAGTAAACGATGAGAAGTTCATGGACATGTTCGTTGCACCTGGAGCTATTGATGTGCTGCAAAACGAACGTCAACAGCTTCAGAAACGTCAGAAAATTCTTCAGTCTTGCTTGACTGAGTTCAAAACCGTGTCTCGTTCATTGTAA